The DNA sequence AGCAGTTTTTTCATCCGGAACATTTCTTTTCCATCATGACGGTACACCCGATTGTCGGTATATTCGGTTCGACCTATCAGCTGGTCTTTGGTGCTTTTACCTTTTTGGTGCCATATCTTACGAAAAAACCGCTCTACAGTGTAAAACTTGCCAACTGGACCTGGATATTGATTACTTTAGGGACTGCTTTGGCATGGATAGCCGCATTTGTATGGCAGTATGCACCGTTATATACATTGTACTGGCCGCTTCCTGCCGATACACACCAGTTTAATGTTATTGGCGGTATTGTCTTTATTCTGGGTGTAGCATTAATTATGGTTGGAACTTTAGGCTTTATCTACAATATATATGCAACAATTTTTGCGCGGGTAGGTATTCATAAAAACAAGACAACAAAAGAACTTTTAATCTCAGGATTTGGTATAGACGGATTTTTAAATCTTATCAACAAGCTGAGAGGAAAACAGCCTTATACAAAAGAGCCGGCTTTGGCACTTCCTGTTGTGGCAATCTTCCGTGGTACGGTAGATACTTTCTTGGATGCACTGGTGATTTTGGGTGCAGGTATTTTAATCCTGGTTTATTTGGTTTTTGATGCAAGCGGACATGCACTTGATGTCACGGCGATTGATGCCCTTTTGTACAAGAACTTTTTTTGGTGGGGGCTTGATTTGGTTGCGGATGGTCTGGTTCTGATTTATGTGGCAGGTTCGTGGTATTTGCTTGCCACATTAATCACCGGACAAAAGCTTTTTATGGAAAATGTTGCCCGTGCGGCGTTAATGCTTGAGCTTTTGGTTTCCTGGATGGTCTGGTCGCATCACCTTCTTGGTGATCAGGGACAACCTGAAATGATGAAACTTATCTCCGGTGAGATGGTGACTGCCTTTGAACTACTGACCCAGGGACTTGCACTCTTTATTACCCTTGTGACACTTTGGAAGGCCCGTCCTCTGAAAATGACTATGGAACTAAAATACCTTCTCGGCGGACTTGTAGGGTTTGGTCTGGCTGTGCCTGCTGCAATTATCCAGGCAGATATGGGGATGAACAGAGTGTTGCACAATACGCAGTGGATTATCGGTGCGCATGTGCATATTGCTTTGATTGTCGGATTGTATATGACACTCTATTCGGCGCTGTATGTTTTATGGCCATTGGTAACAAACAACACAAAACTCTATTCTCACAAACTGGCAAATACACATTTTTGGCTGCATCTTATTGGCGGTATCGGTATGGGCGCATTTATGGGAATGGCAGGACTTGACGGGATGCTCCGTCGTCACCTTTATGTGGATGGGCAGTTTAATCCAGACATGATATTTGCCGCTATTTTTGGAACGATGCTGCTTGTCGCCTGGGCAGTATTCTTATACAATATTATTATGAGTGTGGGTATCAAAGGCTTAATCGGTATATTTTTGCCTGCAAAAGATGCAACGGCTTCTTATGGGATAGAAGAAGAGTTGGAACCGGCAGATGATCCGGCATTTGCGCAGTAAAAGTTTCATATTTTTTTCGGAATTCAGACAGGGCTTAGTCTTTACAGATACAAAGCCCGTATTAAAGTACGGGTTCCGAACAGATTGCAAACATAATAGTCATGTTTGGA is a window from the Sulfurimonas hydrogeniphila genome containing:
- a CDS encoding cbb3-type cytochrome c oxidase subunit I encodes the protein MSYINTLINGTNFDHKGLNALQKVTLRPVVMAFLFYGLVALEGMIMRMVEVGHVPLNPLPEQFFHPEHFFSIMTVHPIVGIFGSTYQLVFGAFTFLVPYLTKKPLYSVKLANWTWILITLGTALAWIAAFVWQYAPLYTLYWPLPADTHQFNVIGGIVFILGVALIMVGTLGFIYNIYATIFARVGIHKNKTTKELLISGFGIDGFLNLINKLRGKQPYTKEPALALPVVAIFRGTVDTFLDALVILGAGILILVYLVFDASGHALDVTAIDALLYKNFFWWGLDLVADGLVLIYVAGSWYLLATLITGQKLFMENVARAALMLELLVSWMVWSHHLLGDQGQPEMMKLISGEMVTAFELLTQGLALFITLVTLWKARPLKMTMELKYLLGGLVGFGLAVPAAIIQADMGMNRVLHNTQWIIGAHVHIALIVGLYMTLYSALYVLWPLVTNNTKLYSHKLANTHFWLHLIGGIGMGAFMGMAGLDGMLRRHLYVDGQFNPDMIFAAIFGTMLLVAWAVFLYNIIMSVGIKGLIGIFLPAKDATASYGIEEELEPADDPAFAQ